The following is a genomic window from Osmerus eperlanus chromosome 18, fOsmEpe2.1, whole genome shotgun sequence.
TGCATACATACACTATTTCAAACACAACCTACATGGAAAACACAACAGTGAAAGGGATAGACGTGTTGATGTCCGCTGAATCTTAATCTCAATAATCTAGTCTAATCAGTTTAGGAATCCCTCCTTGGAATGGAGAAAGAAAATAGCATTTTCAAACAATTCAGACAGTCCAGGAATTGAGAAGAAAATACTTGGTGACACTTAGTagtatgaaagagagaggagagagagagatcggggagagagagtgagagaaagagagtttgtgtgtgtgtgtgttctcttcaCTACATAAATCCTGTTCCTCCATGTTGTTGCTATAAGGAGCAGTGAACCTCCTCTGAGCTACAGCTCAGCAACCTACAGCTTCTCCAGCACACCCAACTGATCTACAGAGATAAATACTAATATAATGCTATCATACAACTCTGCGAGTCCTACGACCTTTTAAAAAACAGCACACGGTACTTGGAAAACAAAAAAGGAACATCCTAAAAGACATGAAAACTTAAAAATATTGCACTTATAAAGTATATGCCGTTCTCTGTAAACAAACTGAGGAGTGGACGTTTTGTTCTAGTAAAGTCACTCAGATACCCACCACCATCTGAGGGCTGACTTCCTGTGTGACAGAAAGTGTCCGTCTCCGTCCTCTTGCGGGTGCGTTAGGTTGCCCTGTGGGTCTAGAGATGTCCCCAGCGGCTGGTCTCTGGACAGTTCTGGGTTTTCATTTGCAGTTGTTCGGGTCTCTATTCAAGAAGAGTGAATCTGATCCAGGATCAGTGTGTCTGGGTGGTCTACAAGGCTGTGCTCTGACAGGTCGATAAAACTATGCTAAAATGATCCATTCTTATTGGTCCACTTCAGtttaaatattaaataaattaaaacacagcccAGGGGCTCCAAACTGTCACTTCACAGCTGACTTGTTGTCTAGGTAACGAGGCTTACTTGGGATTTTGACATGTCCTTTCATCAACTGTCGTTCAACTGTCATTTCCAGTCAGGCAACGAGGTGTAGAAGGCTGGGTCCTAAGCTGCCTTTCACTCAGGCAGTGGAGGAAGCAGTCTGGGTCCTAGCTCTGTACAGGGCAGCCTCATCAGAGTCGGGGTCCTTGGCGAAATCACatccggaggaggaggagctgaggttGGCCACGCCCGACTCCGGGTCGCTACAAGCCCAGAGGTCGTCGGGGTTGTGACCTTGGATCCGGACCTGCTCCGGGGGCAAGATCAACCCTGGGTGGGCGTGGtcaggtgagaggggggaggggctggtgtcctgagggagggtggtgattggctggtcagagggaggaggaagacaacatCCAATGTCTTCCTCAGGGgtttcactcctctcctcctcctccctccccctctcctcctcctccctccccctctcctcctccttcctctccttctccttcctctcctcctccttcctccccctctcctcctccttcctccccctctcctcctgtgtgtgtctcatcatCAGGGCTGCTATCCTCTGGGAAGAGGAACGGAAAATAACGGTCAGTTGTAAGTTCCAGTCGTGTGGTGAACACAGCATCATGTTACTGTGGTTACCTTTCTGTGACTGTGGAGAAGGACTACCTGTTACTGTGGTTACCTTTCTGTGACTGTGGAGAAGGACTACCTGTTACTGTGGTTACCTTTCTGAGACTGTGGAGAAGGACTACCTGTTACTGTGGTTACCTTTCTGTGACTGTGGAGAAGGACTACCTGTTACTGTGGTTACCTTTCTGTGACTGTGGAGAAGGACTACCTGTTACTGTGCTTACCTTTCTGAGACTGTGGAGAAGGACTACCAGAGCTACTGTTTCACTGCCATGATAAATTATGTTGATATATTCTGTTTctaaatacatttgaatacaTTGTTGTATTGACATGTCAATGGATCACTTCTCTTTGAGACCTCAATTCAGTGGAGGGTTTTTCTGTGACTAAGGTTCCACCTCTTATGATTAAAGCAAGTCAAGTTATGAAGTAGTTAAATGTACTAATGTAATGATTTATTTAAATTTTTATGTATAATTCTATGACGTCTCAATTTGAGCATTAAGCAATCTCAGAAAGAAGGGTTCTCATTGGAGGGTTTCTGTGAGGGCGGCGTGTCTGTATGCCTTGTTTGGAGCCAGAGTGGGCGGTCCCTCGCGGTACCTCCTGGTGATTGGCCAGttcctgctccagctgctgaGACTCCTCCCTCATGGCCGTCAGACATTCGCTGGGAGACTGGCGGGGCGGAGCTGCCTTCTCTGACCGGTTGTACATCCCTTTCCACATCCTGTCAGGACAGGAAGTACAATACACATTCGGTCAGTTTTTCTCCTTCaatgtctgtctccatccctccacaccccttacAACAGGGGTGTcgaatcctggtcctcagggcccggtgtcctgtatgttttagacgtttccctgatccaacacacctgattcaaatgaatggatcatgatcaagctcagcagaagcctgatcaTTCcgtcattcatttgaatcaggtgtgctggatcaGGGAAATGTCTAAAACGTACAGGACAGcggcccctgaggaccaggattcgACACCCCTGCTTTACAACAAGCAGTAGGGGGTGGAGTTGGGGTGTAGGGACTCACTTGAAGCAGTAGGGGGTGGAGTTGGGGGCTAGGGACTCACTTGAAGCAGTAGGGGGTGGAGTTGGGGGCTAGGGACTCACTTGAAGCAGTAGGGGGTGGAGTTGGGGGCTAGGGACTCACTTGAAGCAGtagggggtggtgttggggcgCAGGACTCCCTGGGTCTGGCTGTGGTCGGCTCTGTAAAGAGGGTTCAGGTACTCTGCACGATCTCTCCACAGCTGAATCCACACTGAGTGGCTCCTCTCTCtaagtctgcacacacacacagatacacacacacacatatgtgtaAGAGGCGATCAGGTCAATGTACTGAATACTCACCCCTGTGAcccatcctcacctctctcatacacacacatgaccccccccacacacacacacacacacacacacacacacctcaagtccctcctctccttctggctgtTCCCCAGGAAGGAGCCGTACTGACAGGAGTACACCTGTGTGTGGATCTGGATCAGGAAGTGCTCGTTGAACTCGAAGGCGCAGGGGAACTGCTCCGAcaactgccacacacactccaggaacTGATCCATGACAGGGGACACCTCCCTGAGATCACCCTCCAGGTGGCTGcacctgaggaggaggggacaagCCTTACTTGATGTCCTCAGGTATCAGGTATTTCTCACCTGAGGATATGGGGAGGCAAAGTTGTTATTCTAAGATTAGGATATTCTCCTTTGTTAATGCTAACTCTTATTtatattatatacagtatattgtctGGTAAGTATAGTAGCTCGTATAGGTTAGGAATTATTATTGCAGGTTTAGATTATTTATTAGAGGTTTCGGTAGGTGGATTGCCAAGAGGAGTGAAAAGTATTTTAATGTACCTCTTCTTGTTACGGCTGTGGTACTacttgttgtggtgtgtgtgtgtgtgtgtgtgtatgtgtgtgtgtgtgtgtgtgtgtgtagagaagtGGAGTGCCTGATGTTTACTGATACTGAATCTTTTATTAAATGTCAGCAAGGACAAAGGTGAcggcacacacacgtgtcacacacactctgccatgtCCTGGATCTTACACGCTTATTTAGTATGACCACATGTGTCCATCACGTGTGGCTTGATTCATtgaacattctctctctcacacactcacccctgactaacacacacatcttttaCAGTTCCTCTTCACAGTGTAGAAACTATTGAAGTTACAGTCAACAACATAAGTCTAAAAGGGCAATTTCAAATTATGTAACAGGCTCGTCAGGACCAGATCAGAGCGGCGCGGTCAGGCCTCACTGAgaaaaggtttttggaaaaaaagtttctaaagggtTTTGAAAAGAGTTTCGAAAgcttgaaaaagattttcttcaaaaagtttcaaaaggttttaaaaagattttcgaaaaaaatatttaaaaggtTGAAAAGATATTTGTGatttttgtttaaaaaataggtttgcatcattgatgtgtACTTGTTGAGGactctactaaactctactgtactctattgctCACCACTAACTTCTTCCCTCATAGTACCGTCCCGAAGTGCTAAATTAAccgtcccaaactgaacttgacctgtcccaaaatgtcatctacatttagtcatttagcagacgctcttatccagagcgacttacagtaagtacagggacattcccccgaggcaagtagggtgaagtgccttgcccaaggacacaacgtcagttggcatgaccgagaatcgaactggctaccttcggattactagcccgactccctcaccactcagccacctgactcccacctacTGACCTGTGGGAGAACTTGTGCCCGAAGGAgatccagtctctctctatcagcACCTGCAGGGAGGAGGGCCGGCGTCAGCCCAGCTCATACACTTAAGTCAACTGTGGGTGTAttagctgtgtgtttgggtgtattagctgtgtgtttgggtgtattagctgtgtgtttgggtgtattagctgtgtgtgtgggtgtattagctgtgtgtttgggtgtattagctgtgtgtttgggtgtattagctgtgtgtgtgtgtattagctgtgtgtttgggtgtattagctgtgtgtttgggtgtattagctgtgtgtgtgtgtattagctgtgtgtttgggtgtattagctgtgtgtttgggtgtattagctgtgtgtgtgtgtgttctcaccatgAGCCCCTTGATGGTCCTGTAGTATGGGTCTAGCAGAATGCTCGCTACAGAGCAGGCCTGGGCTGTCCTGTCCCAGCCGTCAGAACAGTGAACCAGCACACTCACCCCCTCATCTGCTaccgcctacacacacacacacacacacacacacacacacacacacacacacacacacacacacacacacacacacacacacacacacacacacacacacacacacacacacacacacacacacacacacacacacacacacacacacaaatagataGAAGCAGATTGAGCAAAAACtgctacatttacatgtattcatttagcagacgcttttatccaaagcgacttccaagagaaacctttacaaaagtgcataggtcactgatcataacaacgagatagccccaaacattgcaggtagccaaaacatgaagcaaacattgtgaaaagcaaataagtgccaatgggaagaaccataagagcatgctaCATGTGTAAGCGCTCCAtagaaacaagtgtgtgtgtgtgtgtctcacctttgCGATGAAGACCCCAGCGTCAAGCACTGCCTTGATGTGTTTGAGCCAACCAGAGCTCTCCAGACCCCACAGGAAGTCTCCCATAGAAGGAGTCCGCAGCTCACCCactggagagcacacacacgtgtgtatatatatgtatacacacatggacacacacacacatgcatacacaccacAGATAAGATTAGAAAACAAACATGCTGAGTTGAAGAAACTCCAGAGGTGAAACAGCAGTTTACCATCGATGATCTTCTGCTGGCTGTTTCTCATGACGTGGATGTTCTCGATGCCGATGAAGTGCAGCTTGATGTTGGTGTAGTGGTCTTCGTTCTCATAGCCTTTCCCTGCCGCACGGTTAGCCATCGCATTcagctgctcacacacacacacgtcagggaTACACaatgtggctctgtgtgtgtgtgtggttgaaaaGCATGTGGTGGGTGTGCATTGGTCTGTGTAtgatttgtgaatttgtgagagtgtgtgtgtatatggttggtaaatgtgaggtgtgtgtgtgtgtgttgacctctgacctttggtCTGGTGTCGACCACAtagatgacatcacttcctgggtTGGATTTCATGATAGCTTGCAGCATCTGCTCGTCGTCCTGGCAACGGCCGCTAAAGCCAGATAGCGGCTGGCTGCAGCGGCAGATAGCAGCCTGGAGGGACGGGGtcagaggtgaaaggtcaaaCCATGACCTGCTGATAGGCTCGCTTTAGGAGGATGTCAACACGTCTCTAGAGTTGCCAACTTTGTCTCTATGAAATACGGGACAAAAAGTGGCCTATCGGATAGCAGGAACCCCCATTAGTTGGGCTTGGCTAGGACTAGCTGTGTCTGATCTCACCAGCGTGTCCTGATGGAAGTAGGTCAGCGCGGGGAAACGACCACGACTGCGGAACTTCGAGCTGCCCACGATGACGGAGGGCGTGGCCGACCTGGGCACAAAGAGCTCGGCAGGGTAGGTGTCACACAcctggggagaaagagggaggagaggggggagggagtggtgagcagaggggtgggaggaggcagagggaggagaggggggagggagtggtgagcagaggggtgggaggaggcagagggaggagaggggggagggagtggtgagcagaggggtgggaggaggcagagggaggagaggggggagggagtggtgagcagaggggtgggaggaggcagagggaggagaggggggagggaggaggaagaggacgggggggagagggaggaagagagaggagaggggagaaggaaggagaggatgagtggTGGGAGCAGATAAAGGGGCAAAGTTGTGTTAAGAACATTATTCACCTCACAGAGGACAGCATCGCCAGCTCTGAAATGTCAATCTAGACAGGGAACCCCCAGACACCAAACCCTCATCTACAAGACTTCCCAGAACCCCCTTCTGTTCATGCACCTACAACAGCCCTCTCAGAGCCACACTCCACCTCACTACAGGTGAACATTCCTGCATTCCTGAGAACGCTCACCCTGTATTCGCTGTTGGCTGCCGTGGTAACCCAGAGGTTGTTAGGCACGCCCATGTGCCTGTAGTCTTCCATCACGTCCAGGAAGTCCCAGGACTCTTCCCTCTCCTGCTTGTTCAAGCTGGGGTTGAACGACAGGCAGTACAGATCGGCATACTtctctggagaacacacacgctcacacgttATTGGCTGTTTGTCCTTCTTGGTTGTTTGAAGCGTGTGATTGGCTGTGGGAGTGTATTTCCTGGTTATTCGAGGCGTGTGATTGGTCCTACCTGGCCGTGAGAGGCGTGTGAGGGAGACGTGGAGGTCCATGCAGTCTCTCTCCTGAGGCACCAGCAGATGATAGATCAGGAAGTTCTTACACCGGATCACCAGCTGACTTCCTGTCGGCGTGGTGGGCGGTCTTTCCACACTAGCCACCATGCTGTGCAGCACCTGTCAATCAATCAACACGCACACAGGAAGTCCCACCCATTTAACCTACTGATACCCATCACTCAGCTGTCAATCAAGAGGGAGGCGGACTAGCTGTGACACGCAGGGGATAAACAGGACTGTATTTATCTCCCCATGCACGGACACTAACAGGAAGTAGGTTCAGGAACCACAGGAACTCGAGCCAGGAGGAAGTGGCTCGACCAGTCGGCCTGCTCTCACTTCCTGCTTACCCAGGTCTCCCTGCGCGTCTCTGGGTTGTTCTCTACGAAGATGGTGTGCGTGGCGGAGAGGTACAGCGTGCCCACGCCCGCCTTCCTGGGGGTGGAGCGGTCCACCAGACGCACGTTCTCCACCTGGGGAACACAAGGCAGAacgtgggaggaggggagacggaACACAGGACAGGGAGTGGAACCCTGATCCACGGAACACAAGACAGGGAGTAGGCTAGAACTCTGCGACTGAGACTTGAACGTGGAACACACcacggtcccccccccccccctccccccaagcaGTTCAGACACCATGTCACGTTTCAAATAATGACTCATGATGGGAATTAAGTAACTATCATTGTTTCACATTGGGAGGTGAGAGCAGACTGAAGGTCATTTGTAAAATCCCCGTTGAAGAACTGCTTGTGGGCTTGGTCCTGTTTTTGAACCAGGAAAGACCTTCATGCACACTGTGTGGACCCGACTACTCCTTAGCGGGGCCTACGGGGAAACCGGGAACGTGCCATCTGCTGCAGGCCCCGAACACGGACACAATGACACATCACGTAGCCCCGGTTATCGCGACCGTATTTAAGGAAGAGGTGGCCAGCGTAACGATTTAGAACCAGAGAACTGAATGGGTGCGTACGTCCCACGTTTTTACTGGTTAATTCCCCAGATTCGGACTGAGGTGACGGATACACAGAATGTGGAGATGATGGCTAGTGTGGCACGCGCTGGCTCTGTGGCTGTATTGTTACCGGGGCGACCCTGGAGGACTGTGGCAGACTGTGGCTTAACACCAGCGACGGGGATAAGGAACACGGTGATGTGAGAAACGATGCTGTCAACATGACAGACACACGGAAACAGAAAACCAGGCTCGATCACGCTCACCTTCGGTGTCCGAATGTGCTCCATCATAGAAATATCCGGTCAAAATGGTGCGCGACGAGAAATAAGCCGACAAGACAACCTATCAGATTCTTTGACTCTAAAATAACGTCGGGCTATTTTGCAACATCAGAATAAAAACGCACATCTATGGTTCTCCTGTGCGCGTTGGCTAGAGGTCGAGACTTGGATGCGGGCTCGCAGGTAGATCGCCATGGATTCTCTCCATACACATCCGCGTTGACAAACAGAAGAACGTTCCTCCATGCACCCTCTCCGGTTCAGCGGCAGCGGCAGACACACGGATCCTACTCGCGAGGATTACTCGCCAACAGCGCCTGCGCACACGCTGTGTTGTTACAGGCAGCAACGCGACTGACCGGAGATGAGCAAGTGTTTCGAACCGTAACCGTCTATTATAAATTATACAAAACCTCCGGTATGACTAATATTAGTGACCAATAATTGTGTTGCCTGCGTAACTGTTACTGTTTACAATTTCATGTTTATACTATAATTCTTCTCTAAACAAAATTCTCAAGACAGGTCAAAAAAAGGTAAATCCACAGACGTATTCTAAACGGTTTTAATTCACCTAAACAAATTAAATAACATATAATACAAGGTGTGTCTTTGATTATTAGAAAGCCTATTATCAACATTATTTAAATACAGTATCCattgtttgtgtgtagagtgttgGGCAGCAAAGAGTAGTTCTCCTTATTCCTTATTCAAGTCAATACAAATCCaagcacatcatcatcatcatcatcatcataggaAACTGTATACTGAATTGAGTTCAGGCCGAGTCTGGTTACACTTCACATCTGAACACCGgctgatgtttgtgtgtcgggCAGGAACACAAGCAGCTCTCCTCAGACTCTTCTCTCTGGCACACACTCCAaacctgagggaggggaggagggggaggggaggagggggaggggaggagggggaggggagaggagggggaggggaggagggggaggggagaggagggggaggggaggaggggagggggagggaaggagggagagagggcgttagggagggaaggagaggaggtggggtagAAATCACCAATATCAACATTTTAGGAATACTTCTAGAAATACTGAATGTGTTAACCattgaaaaaaaacattccatCAACCTAAGACAGTAACTTTATATAGATATTTCGTATCTTTGTTTACCTTTATAAAACCATTAGTGAGGGGCAGGGCTGGTAGGCGGGGCCTAGGGGTTGCTAGGGAACTGTCCGTGTGTGTTGATGGACTGCTGCAGCTTCTCTTCTTTGGCCCGTCTGCTGTGgcagagctgaggaggaggggagagagaaggagaagagaagtgggggaggaagagagagaagaagaagagaggggggggaggaagagagagaaggagaagagaagtgggggggaggaagaggagagaaaggaggatgaggaaatgTTACATTTTGTTCACATCAAActttattctctctccctctcccctacctccttatctccctccctctctccttctcttcctccctccctctctctttccctccttccctctcccttcctctctctctttccctccctcctaccgtTCTCTTCTCCATGAAGCTGGACAGGAAGTCGTCTATCTCTGTTCTCCCTTCCAGGAAGTTCTCTGCCGTTTCCTCCgactcctcctctgcctggtgAGCTGCCACCTTCAGCCTGGCCTGCAGGGCGCTCAGACTGCAGCcctgcagaggggggaggggggagaggttggaggggggtgtagcctgagggggagaggttggaggggggtgtagcctgagggggagaggttggaggggggtgtagcctgagggggagaggttggaggggggtgtagcctgagggggagaggttggaggggggtgtagcctgagggggagaggttggaggggggtgtagcctgagggggagaggttggaggggggtgtagcctgagggggagaggttggaggggggtgtagcctgagggggagaggttggaggggggtgtagcctgagggggagaggttggaGGGGGCTACTACAGGACCAGGACGAgtaagaggaacaggaagtgtgcaTGGCGCCTCTCACCTCACTGAGCTCATGCTGCCTCTGCATCTTGGTCTCGAAGGCTGACTTCATCTGGGTCAGCTGTTCATActgtcaacaacaacatcagtgagtCTACTTCCTGTTTGTACTGTCATGTGACCCTGACTAGTTCCTGTGTGGGCGTGTCCACCTCACCTTGAAGAGCATCTCCTGCCTCTTCCCCTCCAGCTGGGGCTCCAGGTGCAGGTTCTTCTCTGGAACCAGAGAACACGGCACACATTATTGTGTCTAGCCTGAGCTAAAGTGAAACAGAAAGAGGCTTGAGCCGGCTCTGAGGACAGCGCTGCTGTTAGTATAGCGCTGCAGATCAGGATCCATGATCAGGATCACATGATCAGGGAAGCAGGAAGTGATGGtgaagaaacaggaagtgaggtactCACTGGCCATGTCTACGATGCTGGTGACCAGCTGCTCCTTGTCGGAGGTGATCTGTTTAAGCTgcggcagacacacaaacagctccagCAGCAAGTCCTCCTGCTCACTCAGCTCCTTCAGCTggggcacactgacacacacacacacacacaccaggacacacacacaccaggacacacaccaggacacacacaccaggacacacacacacaccacaccaggacacacaccccaGGACACAGAGGGACATGGTTAGGACAGGTCAGACTCCAGAGTGTCAGCCCGGCAGCATGTGGTGATTCTGAGGCAGGCTGTACCTCATCTCCACCAGCTCAGGAAACGACTCTGGGATCTCAGGCATCCTGTACATGTGGCCATTCATCCCAGCCTGCAGGAGACGGggcaagagaggagcagaagaggcagagagagagaggcagagagaggagagagagaaaggcagagagagagagagcgagagcgaggagAGATGCGGAGATGCGGTGGTGTTATGGTCTTGAACATCAGACACCTCCTGTGGAGTATACTTTGACCTGAGCATGTGTTTACatcacagagagtgtgtgtgtgtgtgtgtgtgtgtgtgtgtgtgtgtacctggtgctCGGCCGTGGGGACGGGGAGGGGCAGGTCTGTGATGAGGCCGTAAGCGGGGGCCGCTGCTCTGGGAGGGCCGTGGGGGGGCTCCAGGCCCGGGTGGGACGGGGGGGCACccccaggggggcgggggccatAGTGGTACCCctggggggggtagggtggCATGGCTGACGGCTTGTACATGCTACTGCagacgggagaggaggaggaggagttggaggaggagacgaggaggagaggagaaggagaggaggagttggaggaggagacgaggaggagaggagaaggagaggaggagttggaggaggagacgaggaggagaggaggagttggaggagaggaggagaaacaaggagaggatgaagaggaaggagaggatgaaggtgaTATTGTAAGTTATATTCTCCAGACACTCATAGCAGCGTTGAAGCTGGTCTTTGTCTCTGGTCCCTTCCTCCAATCTCAGATCTCATGCTTGGATTTGATGGTGTTTCTTGTGATTCGTGAATTTCCCTTTGTGATGAAGTAAGGTCACATGACGAGTGTGTAGTCATGTGACAGGTACTCACTACTGGAAGCCGGAGGTGCCAGACATCAGGACAGGTGGACTCTTCCAGAACTCATCCAGAACACTCTGTACCACCTTCCCCAGGTCAGAGTGCATtccaaactacacacacacacacacacacacacacgtcatcagcagtaaaaaaaaaaacacaaaacaactaaTATAGCTTCTCTGTGAGGGTATGGAGGCTATGAAGTTCAGCCTGTGATAcagcttgctgtgtgtgtgcatgtgtctgagtgtgtatgtgtgatgtgtgtacgCATGCGTAGAGACACGGTATCAGAGGAACAGCGCTGGCAGCGTGGAGGAGACTTACGTTGACGATGGCGGGGCTGGAGACTAAGGTGCCATTGTTGCTGTCCACAAGGTGGTGCCCCACTGGGGGGTACACACTCACCACGGGCTTCTCCTGGGGGAACTGGGGGGGCAGCAGTCtgcagggggggaggacagcGGTCGGTCAAGATAAACACTCAAGCCAGGCTGTTAATGTTTAGAGAGGAGTCAACAGCTTCACCAGCACTCAGGGAGTAAGCCCATCCTGTAAACAGGTGGCTGTGTTTAGGACAGATAGACGCAAGCAAGGACTCACATGTTGACACTAATGGTGGAGTTGTTGACCGTGAAAGGTATTCTGTATTCCACATCTTTCTGGATCTCTGTTAGGCTGTGGAAGCACACAGACGCattcagaaaaacacacatttactctTCTACAGTCAACTGTCCGTGTGGCGTCTGTCTAATGTCACCATGATAAGCCCACACAATGACATCTGTACACCTAGTAGAACCTATTAGGGAAAACGTATTGCGAGGAAGGACAGAGCAGTCATACTATGTCAATCTCAACATCAACAACACTACAGCTACTGCTAAATGAGATCCTGACGAACGGGAGTTTGCTAAAAGGTTTGTATATTATCCACAGGGAGCATTCGCTCCGTTCTCCTTCTAGTAAACAATGATAATACTTTAAGGTGAGAATCTACTCCCGTTGTTCGACAGTGTTCCTGTGAGTGGCCACAGTGACTCACTAACGTCAACAAGCTAACA
Proteins encoded in this region:
- the vps37a gene encoding vacuolar protein sorting-associated protein 37A isoform X2; amino-acid sequence: MNWLFSSSKGSGPSPPINSLQQQRQRQIESLKTAHSSLTEIQKDVEYRIPFTVNNSTISVNILLPPQFPQEKPVVSVYPPVGHHLVDSNNGTLVSSPAIVNFGMHSDLGKVVQSVLDEFWKSPPVLMSGTSGFQYSMYKPSAMPPYPPQGYHYGPRPPGGAPPSHPGLEPPHGPPRAAAPAYGLITDLPLPVPTAEHQAGMNGHMYRMPEIPESFPELVEMSVPQLKELSEQEDLLLELFVCLPQLKQITSDKEQLVTSIVDMAKKNLHLEPQLEGKRQEMLFKYEQLTQMKSAFETKMQRQHELSEGCSLSALQARLKVAAHQAEEESEETAENFLEGRTEIDDFLSSFMEKRTLCHSRRAKEEKLQQSINTHGQFPSNP
- the LOC134038508 gene encoding myotubularin-related protein 7-like isoform X2, yielding MVASVERPPTTPTGSQLVIRCKNFLIYHLLVPQERDCMDLHVSLTRLSRPEKYADLYCLSFNPSLNKQEREESWDFLDVMEDYRHMGVPNNLWVTTAANSEYRVCDTYPAELFVPRSATPSVIVGSSKFRSRGRFPALTYFHQDTLAAICRCSQPLSGFSGRCQDDEQMLQAIMKSNPGSDVIYVVDTRPKLNAMANRAAGKGYENEDHYTNIKLHFIGIENIHVMRNSQQKIIDVGELRTPSMGDFLWGLESSGWLKHIKAVLDAGVFIAKAVADEGVSVLVHCSDGWDRTAQACSVASILLDPYYRTIKGLMVLIERDWISFGHKFSHRCSHLEGDLREVSPVMDQFLECVWQLSEQFPCAFEFNEHFLIQIHTQVYSCQYGSFLGNSQKERRDLRLRERSHSVWIQLWRDRAEYLNPLYRADHSQTQGVLRPNTTPYCFKMWKGMYNRSEKAAPPRQSPSECLTAMREESQQLEQELANHQEVPRGTAHSGSKQEDSSPDDETHTGGEGEEGGGEGEEGGGEEGEGEEGGGEGEGGGGEGEGGGGEE
- the LOC134038508 gene encoding myotubularin-related protein 7-like isoform X1; translation: MMEHIRTPKVENVRLVDRSTPRKAGVGTLYLSATHTIFVENNPETRRETWVLHSMVASVERPPTTPTGSQLVIRCKNFLIYHLLVPQERDCMDLHVSLTRLSRPEKYADLYCLSFNPSLNKQEREESWDFLDVMEDYRHMGVPNNLWVTTAANSEYRVCDTYPAELFVPRSATPSVIVGSSKFRSRGRFPALTYFHQDTLAAICRCSQPLSGFSGRCQDDEQMLQAIMKSNPGSDVIYVVDTRPKLNAMANRAAGKGYENEDHYTNIKLHFIGIENIHVMRNSQQKIIDVGELRTPSMGDFLWGLESSGWLKHIKAVLDAGVFIAKAVADEGVSVLVHCSDGWDRTAQACSVASILLDPYYRTIKGLMVLIERDWISFGHKFSHRCSHLEGDLREVSPVMDQFLECVWQLSEQFPCAFEFNEHFLIQIHTQVYSCQYGSFLGNSQKERRDLRLRERSHSVWIQLWRDRAEYLNPLYRADHSQTQGVLRPNTTPYCFKMWKGMYNRSEKAAPPRQSPSECLTAMREESQQLEQELANHQEVPRGTAHSGSKQEDSSPDDETHTGGEGEEGGGEGEEGGGEEGEGEEGGGEGEGGGGEGEGGGGEE
- the vps37a gene encoding vacuolar protein sorting-associated protein 37A isoform X1 — protein: MKRPNKLLANMFSRQWGKRNHFVAGSGPSPPINSLQQQRQRQIESLKTAHSSLTEIQKDVEYRIPFTVNNSTISVNILLPPQFPQEKPVVSVYPPVGHHLVDSNNGTLVSSPAIVNFGMHSDLGKVVQSVLDEFWKSPPVLMSGTSGFQYSMYKPSAMPPYPPQGYHYGPRPPGGAPPSHPGLEPPHGPPRAAAPAYGLITDLPLPVPTAEHQAGMNGHMYRMPEIPESFPELVEMSVPQLKELSEQEDLLLELFVCLPQLKQITSDKEQLVTSIVDMAKKNLHLEPQLEGKRQEMLFKYEQLTQMKSAFETKMQRQHELSEGCSLSALQARLKVAAHQAEEESEETAENFLEGRTEIDDFLSSFMEKRTLCHSRRAKEEKLQQSINTHGQFPSNP